A region of the Myripristis murdjan chromosome 10, fMyrMur1.1, whole genome shotgun sequence genome:
ATATCCACCAGAGTACCCAGAGCTCAGTTGGCCACCGCTGTAGGAGGACTGGTTGCCTGTAGAGAGGAAAGGAGCACTGCGTTAGCATGTACAAATAACAATCTCAGAGGTGGTGAATGATTTGTTGTGGTAATGGGCAACATTTGTTGGCTCAAAAGGATGACATAAGACAAATGTGAGCATTTTCATCTAAACAATGGCAATGAGACCTTTCTTGCAAAACTTACCCATGCCGCCCATCATTTGATTGCCGTAGGCTCCGTTGCTGCCTCCTGCTGTCGAGTTCAGGAACAGCTCCACGTAACGGTGCTCTGAAGAGCAGAGAGACCATGAGCACCATTAAGTTGGTCTATATGGGATGTGGGGGGTGGGGAAGGGGATTATTTCAAGATACTAAAGTAGACTCACGCATGTTAGCCTTGTCCTTGGACATGGCTGCCACAGCATCCTCATGTGTGGCGAACTCTACGTCTGCTTCCCCCGTCACTCTCCCATCTGGGCCGATCTCGATATGGACCCGCACTGGATTCAATGGGGAAAAGAACTGAAAGAAATGGAGACAGAGCAAAATCAGCCCAGGGCTCCAAAGGTGGATACATGTACACAGCATAAATAATTAAGATATGAACACAGTCAGGTTTCAGGGACCTAATACCTTGTCAGTTTttcatcaaaagaaaaaggttGAAGCTGCTTCTTCTTGACTTACATTGtaaatgtctgtctctgttgctCGGTATGGGAGGCCCCTCATGTGAACACAGTGGCCTGTTGTACTCTGGAAGGAGGAGCCACCATCGCCATAACGACCATCTGATACACCTACATATAGATAATCAAGATTAACGCAAGGTCTTAAGACTTGACGTTAATCTTATCAAGTCCTTTGTGCAGTAGCATGGGGGGGATAGTGATTATGAGATTTAAAAGTATAAATACAGCAGTTTCTACCCCCAAAGCTAGTTCAATTCCTCATCTATACATCCACCCAGTCTATTATGCACACCAACCTCCTCCATAGCCTCCACGACGCATCCTGTCATAGGATCCCCCTCGGCCCATCATGTTGTAGCCGCGACCACCTGAGGGTCGGTCATAGGGGCCGGGTCTCTGCATGCCCATGGGTTTCCTCTGGGGTTCATAGTGCGTCCGCACCTCAGCGCGGCTACTCTTGAAGATCTCAATGTACCTAAGAGCATACAGATACCACAGTGAAGACTCTGGAATTGGACTGGAGCAGGATGCATTTTCTCAATAGTGATGAAATTGGGCTATTCAGGTGCTGTCATGGTGTGGTCCATAGGTAgtaatgttttgaaaagtgatgCACAAcatagatagaaaaaaaaaattattgtttaacATTGAGGGGAAAAGGGAAACTGTCCAAATTGATAAGGGTCTTATGAGTTTTACACTTTTCTTATGGTTACCTGAAGTAATTTTCAGAGCTAACTGAATATATTGTAACAGAGAGTCCTGTGTCCTTGCCATGACAGCAATTGTCCTTTTTTCTAGAGGGACAGAAAGGGCTCCCGCCCTTCTGCGACCCACTCTAAGCATTACCTGTGACAGTGGGCTCCAGATCCTTGTGTAGAGCAGCCCTTGATTTTACCACCTGGGAGAGTCCTTACCATTTATCAACCTGGACTGGTGTTTAGTGCGGAGGCATCATTTGTTCTCTAAAGAATTACCATGGACTTTAAATCAAGACTGATTGAAGTGTTGAATCAAAATGGTGCCAAAGCACTAATCTTCCCATTGAACATTGTGGAtgtgtggcatagtttcatctGACATGGCAATAAGACtatgtgtttgtttactgtagTACATATTAACAATGTGTTTGAATTAGTCAATATCAATAGTGTCAGTTTTGCATTTGGTTCAGATGTTGAAGGTGCACACCATAAGAAAAGCAACTTATCcagccaaccaaccaaccaTCCCCACCTGTGCCCTAttctttccttgtgtttctttagAGCCTTTTCAGCTATATCCTGTGAAGCAAACTGCACGAAGGCCTCCCCCGTACTCCTCCCCTGGATGTCCACCGGCAATGTTATCCCATTTGGCACGATTTCCAACCCTTCAACCCAAGGACAGATAACCCCAGCAGGGGACATATTAAATCACATGCCCAATCACAAAGAGATAACTTTCTCTAAAGAGAGATAGAAAACTTATGGAAAACTCTATACATCATCACACATACCAGTTGAGTTTTTACCAGTGACTGGCCATTTAAACTACTTACTTTTACTGTgtttaggggggaaaaaagagggatgagaggaaagaggaagaataTATGGAAAAGGTCACTGTGTGGGACATCAGGCTAGTATTGGTGTGTAGATGAACGGAGGAGAGCAAGATCCTGGTGAGTGACATGAAGTTACCATTACTGTCTTTGACCATTCACTACTGGTCTCAGGATTGGCATGATTGTAaagatttttctttcatttatttttaaacaaggGTGTGAGGAAAATGGGAGGGGTGATACTGGGGTGAGAGACTGTCATATCTGTGACGAGTGTGCCTCATTCGATCATGAGTAAATGAACTTGGGCATAAACAACTAAATGTAACCAGACTGTACAATACTCTGAGTCTCTGACccaatttattaaaacagaaaaagtgaTGAATGCGGGCTACAGATGGTTTATGATGGGGCAAGGATGGGAAAGGGTGTTGGAATAATAGGTTCCTGCccttgaacaaaaaaaacacaagcagtctTCCAAATAGTTCTCCATTTAAGGTTTAACTGGCTTCCTTTTCCAGTGTCCTTTCCTCACTGTCAgtaatgtaaaaataacatttgttttttattcagttaCGATATGTAGTGAGTCTGCTCACTGCTTAACTGACCTTTCTTAGTAACATCGTATGTATGAATTGCTCAGTGTCCATAAAAGAAAGGAATCAAGAAAAGGAAGATGGAAAAGGTCTTTAGTCATTAATATGGCTTTAAGAGAGCTCTACAGTTAACCAAAGAGCATCACTTATTTTTACCTGAGAAGAACTGCACTATCTCCTCCTTGCTGCAGCCAAAGGGAAGGCCTCGGAGCCGGACCAACCCATCTCCTGCGGTTTCTGGACAATTTGGACCGGTGTGCTTCATGACCCAGTCCATCTCAACGTTGTTGGATTTGAAAACTGGATCAcaggaaacatgacaaaaatCACTTATTACAACTTCATGTTATGAAAACGACAATACTGAACTATCACAACAAAGGATCCCTTATGCATAATGTAATCAACTCAGTAATTATACACACCCTCTACATATCTGTGGCCCAtggtttctctgtctttcttcacaGCAATCTTCAagtcttcctctgtctccagcTCCACAAATGCCTCTCCACTGGGACGTCCCTCTCTTGTGTAGGTAAAATGGATGCTGCTTCCATTGTTGGCAATTTTGCAATCTGCATTAAAAAAGGTTGGTTTTCTTCTGTTTacatccactttttttttttaaacaaatgtgttAAAGCATTGGTATTAAGAAAACTACATACCAGAAAAGAACCTCTGTACTTCATCCACTGAACAGGACCAAGGGAGACCCCTGATGCGTACTACATATCCCTCATCAGCCATGGTTAGTCACAATCCcttgaagaaagaagaaaaggccAGCCATTACATTGAAAGTTGGTCAAATCAGCATATATTACCACTTAGTAGATGATCCACAACGATAACCCTAAcgaatttcaaattaaaagccttAATAATGTACCACGGTAGCTCTCAGCCGCATGTCTGAAGCTCAAAAGAATTCAAGTTTTCACCAAAAACACTACATCGACTCTGGTTAGTTGAACAGAAAGTGTATCAAACTACGGAAATCACTTTTTGGTTGGAACTGAAACCAGTTAGATTCAGCGCAGGTCACCACAGGGTCGCAAACAGGAACAAGTTGGCTCATTTGCCCCAACTTGAATTGAGggcaaatgatttttttttaattaatactCCAAATCACTTTTCGATTTAATTTTGCGATGGCGGCTTTCTATCTTAAATCCAAGTAACGTTAATAACGTATTAATTGTAGCGACATCTTGAGGCCATTTGGAAGCGTTTGAATGCTACAATTCCCTACCTTCGATGGTTAATTTCTTCATTTAAAATACTAAATGACTAACCTGTTAGTTTTAGTGGTAGAAGACAGTTTCTTTTGTCATGAACCAGtatccaccccacccccaagcCCAGCCGCCACTTGAGCAAAACGCGCCGACTCGCACCTACGTGGAGGCTGTGTTTTACTCAATATTTCTGGTTTCCAAATGTTCCCAGCGGGTTGTTGGACTTCACCGAAACCAAATTAGACGTTAGTTAATAACAGGCCACATTTACTTGAACCTGCCCGCGTGCCCCGCCACCCTCACATTACCGCACCCAGGCACAAGAACAAAAGCGGCCTTCAGCCTGCGCCATGTTATTTGCGTTAGCTCGccagctagctttagctaactaacgtaaaATGGACTAAAAACATACGCACCTGGCGTTAGTTGGAGACTGTAAAATCAATATGAGAATTAaagttgtgttttggtttgaaaCTTAAACGATAAACGCATGAATCGGACTTACCTGATAATTACAAACGTAGATGTAGCACGTTCTTTATGTCAGACTTGCGTGGTGCTGCCAAGACTTTGTGCAGGGTTGCCAAATGAGTCTCCGACCATCCCCCTTTCAGGATGGCAGAAGACGAAGCGCTTAATTATCTCTTCTGCTTCAACCTGTTACACGGCTACATTATTCAGCGAGGCCccccaaaatgaaataaaataggcGTCATTGACTTTCTTTCACCCTTTTAGTTTCAATCGCactgaaataaaaggaaattTAGTTTTGCTAAGTCTTCTAAAATATCGAAATTCGCAAGTAAGGGGGGGTTCACTGCAAACCTGGCAATCCAGTGTGCATAACCAAGCGCCTCCGAGCGGTCCACGTCCACGCCCAAATGATGACGTTGGCTGCCCTAGGCCCTGGCCTGGTGGCCTCTCCTGTGCGTTAACTCAGGTCCACAAATCCCTATGGATACTGCCTATGGGATATGTAGATACCATTCAGCTTACTGTacataaactgtaaatatatCTAAAGTCTTCATGCTCTTCTAATGCACGAGCCGCTTTTGACAACATGGAGAGTAGGGATCACGCACATCTAAGTTAACTCCAAATGTCATCCCACATCATCAAAGGCACTGTTTGAAACTAAAGCCCAATGGACAATCCAGCAAATCAGCAAATCACCAAATTATGACAGATGTCTGCGTTTGAGGGATAAGTCTTGTCAAATGATGGGCACCCAGTTGAGAATAACCCTGTTGTAAGAAATAACAATCTAAGATTAATCAGAttcaaaaatactttattgatctccaaTGGGAAATTAggtcagttgcagctgctcaaattctgaagaggagaaaacataTGTGGCTTAgaaatttgtaataaaaaagtatgtgcattaggtgcaaatgtgtgcattaatcctacttgtGCATTATTTGTAGCTGTAAGAAAATGTAAAGGCCTGGGTTGCTGATGGTGGCAGCAGTCATAAAAGACTGAAAGTCTGGCTGCAAAGAAGACTAATAAAAACATGGGTTCATGTTGTGACCAGGCAGCGATCACCAGCCTGAACAGGTAACTGAGGATGGCACCTGATGCAGCGGCTTCATTAGAGATGCTCTGGGACAAAGTGCTGGTCTAAAAGTTACAGAGGTTGGCTTGCTGCTGTTGGGTCACTCGTTCAAATCCCAGGGCCATGTGGCAAAATTTGGGAAGGAAAATTCATGATTAACAGTTTTCCTTCCTTCAGCAACTGCagaggtgtccttgagcaaggcattttaACTTTGAcgagctgctcagtggctgaCAAGTTATGGTAATGGCCAGCTCCTGTGTGTGAATAAATATGGAGCACAGAATTATGGAAAACATGCATGTTTATAAGTAATGGATATAAAAAGATAATCAGATAATAAGCAGTTACAATTAAATGACAACATCTGCTGGTGAGAATGACAATTTTCAGAAAACACTGGGAATAATGAACCAGACAACCCCCTCGTCGTGTTTCATGCAATGTCACAGAACTGAGCTGCCAATGAATTTCTAAAACTCATACAAGCAGGAATATGGAGAAAACCATTCCTTCTGTAAGGAAGCTTGAGAAGCACTGAACCTTGACAGCAACATCTGTTCTAGCAttactgtgtttgtttgcaaaaacacAGGAGTTTAAGCACAAAAACAATCCAGCATTGAAATGTGCCTCTTTTTTCACAAATATACTGCTCTGATAATTGAAGACagtgaatgtaaatgtaaataaataactatgaaaattgcatttttgggaacatatgaaaaatatttgtaGCTCAAACACATTATAGAGCTATTTCAACACTTCAACACTGTCTCACAATGTGTTTCTATGCTGTGAGAATAAAGCCCTTCATTTGTGTGGGCAAAATAGTAAGACCTACTGTACTCCATCCTTTACCTCTATTGTAATTTATGCTATTATGAATTTACACTATAGATATATGGATATCGTGTAAATCAGaagttatttaatatttattaataatGAGTAATTAATTTCcagtaaaaaaatatacacataataAAGTAATATAACAGACAAATTTAACAATGACTATGACTTTCAGGGCTTttacactgaaacacatttttccccTCATGAATAAAAGGAGACACCAATGACCTTGACAATTTAACATCTCAATATTTACGAAATAAAGTCATAAAGTCAATATCCCACTGAAACAGTTGTGTCATGATGGGACTGCAGTGTAAGTAATTTGCGAGGCTCAAATACCTTACTGATGCGAAatttgtcactgtcaaataattATTTATGCGTAATTAAAATGAACAGCAGAGGCGATTTGTTCCCAGCGTATTACTTCTATTTTCGTCAATTCCGTGTTAGAGTTCACTTCACATGGACTGGTAAGGCTAGCTACCAGTTTAGTTGGCCTACCATGTCATGTCTTGACGTTCGTTCTACAGCCTCGTGATATTGGTAAACCTAACATGACGTTACGGTCTTTCGTTTGATAGGCGTCAACTTCAGCCAATCGGCAACGGACGTTTTTCGAGCTAAGCCAATAGAACGGTCGGAATTTTGCTCAGAGGCGGACTTTCTGAGAAACAGTGCGTAGTGGGTTAGGTTGTTAGAAAGTTAATGGCTGGGGGAAAGAGATCCTCCTCAACCCTCGCTTCGGGAGAGTTTCTGGATTCCCTGAAGTAAAATCACGCAAATATTCCGCAGGAAAGAGCCCGGACGGACGTTTAAGTCAACAATAATCTCGTTAATATACGTATTGTGAATATAAGTATGCAGGATGCAGTAGCCGGGACGGCAATGCTGACGGACGGCTTCGAGGACGAGATTGACTCGGTGACTCCTCGCTCCCCAGCGGTAGGGATGGGGGTAGGAGCGACACCAGGAGGAGTCGGACTCGGGGGCATTGGGATTGGTGTGGGCGGAAAGAAAGTACGTTTGTTCGGTGAGCCCGGTGGGCCTGCAACAGAAAGACTGGATTTCAAACTAGCGGCAGCAGCCGTCCTCTCCTCGGGTCCGGGATCCGGCAGCGACGAAGACGAGGTCTCAGAGGTAGCTACGCTAAGCTAAGCGCTAACCACAGCTAGCCAACATTCCTCTCCTTGCGCGAGCTGGCTATCAGCTAGCTAGCGAATTAGCTAGCTGTTGGCAACCACCCCCTCCCAGCCAGGCCGATGAAATTACGTAAAAATCACCAACCACTTTATTCGAATGATGTTTCTTGACAATTCAGATGTGTACGAGGTGTTTGACATCGAGGGTGTTTTGTGAGACACGAGTAATTATTCACGCTAAGCggttgaaatgttttatttatgcgGCGTAGGCTGTATCCACGGCCTAGTTCGGGTGGAAGCTACGACGGCCTCGTCCGTGCTGTCGTCTCGCGCACCctgtgcagcagcacaacacccATCACAACTTTGCAGCTCGCCGACAGCAAATGGAAGATGCCTCTAAACCCAACACACATACCCGGCCAGCTCAACTATCTGCCATTTCGTAGTAGTGGTGCAATTACGTCACCTTTCAAAATTATGTAAATTAACTCGGACTGTCCTTCAACTAACTTTTCAATACGCCCTGGTTACTCTTTTCCTCGCCAGACTGGTCGAGTTTCCGACAGCCGGTCTGCCAAATAAGCTATTTGGGTTGGTTTTCTTTCTTCACCAGTATCGGTCAGGTAGTCGCCACATCTACGTCAACTTGCTCAACTTGTGTTGCATTGTCACAAATGAAAGCAGACACAGTTGGTCCAACTTTCCATGTGCTGGCACCCACACACGGGGACAGGTGTGATAGCATCCCGTCAACTGAGCTGCGCATACCATAagcctgttgtgtgtttgtaatgcaGCATGTTTGTTCACTACAGCAGGGCTCACGTTTGATCTCACGTCACTTAAGTTTCATCTGAAATTCGCGTTTTGCTGTATGACAACATGCGGGAAAGCCGCACCTTCCAAGATTTGCATAGAACAATAAAGTTACCTGTCACACTCAGCAAATATAATATCATTATCAGCAAACCTTTTCACGGCGTGTCCTTGGTTATGCAGCCGCCGTTTAAATGCATGATGCATTCTCAGCCACACTATTGTCATGTAATTGAGTTTACCGGATCATATGACAGTGGCTGACAGAGGAATGAAACTTGCCAGAGCGCTAGATGACAAATATTTAAGTGCCACAAACCTGTCTAAGGGCtcaattaaattacatttccatACTATTTTGATATTCAATAACATTTAGCAATGAGAAATCCACCTGCTAATTAAGAAGGGTGATGCTTGTTTACTATCAAACTGTTTCTTCGGATTTAGGAGTGAGCAGCATATTGGCAGGCTTTCATGTCACACACTACCTGTTGAGCCTTTTAAATCTGTACAGTATCTGACCGTTGAGTGTCTGTCTTTCACAGTACAGGCTGAAAGACAGACAAGCAGGGTTGTTAGCTGTTTACCTATGTTATTATAATCTGACCTTTTGTACCTCAGCATCAGGTGTTCAGTACCAGATAAAGAAAATATTAAGTTTGACAATTATCTGTCAGATGATATAATTGAATGAGATGGCAAATCTATGCCTTCTGTGTCATGTTTCTCCACTCCAGCGGCCTAGAATATATGTGTGAATGAGGGGTTTGTTGTGGTGTATTACCCCAGTGGAGAACTCGCTGCTCTGGGCAGTAGCTAAAATCTGAGCCCCAGGATTAAGCAGATGCCATTCTAGGCCTCTCCAGCACTCTGGATACTAACAGTCTGGGAACTGTAGTTCATTAATTGTGAAGACCGTGATGTCCGTTGTTGATTATAAAAGCCTCTGTAGAACTACATCCCCCATGGGTCAGTGTGTTGTGCATTCCTATCGTATAGCTACATTCCTCAACATTGCTGAGTGCTGACTCCCTCCAACATTTGCTCTCTGGACCAGGCCCCAAAAGCCTGATGCAACATACAGACAAAAATAGGCTCAGGTTTTATTCTGCTCTCTATTTAGACAGGGATGTTTGCATAATTATGTCAGCTATTTTGCTGATTAAGATGTTTTGATGTccatatttaatttttgttatAAAATCATATCTTCAAAGTCACATGTTATCCAATTTAATTGTTATAACTGTCATATTGTCATTCTCAGTATGTCTGACATATGTTACTGGTCTATTAAACAAGATAGCTAGATGGAATCAGGACGCCTAAAGACTGTGTGGTATTTGGTACACCTAAGCCCCTGGATGGTCTTGACCTTGCACATAATGTAGTTACACCTGAAACCGCTCGAAGCAGCCAATACTGTATGTACTATATTGGACGGTATTGCTGGTTAGACCTCTACATGGGGAGTCAGTACAAACAGGTGCCAGTAGTTTATGCCTCCTGCTGTGTACCAAAGCACTGCGAATAGCACTTTGGTCCGGTCCAGTCAACCTGTCGTTCATCTCAGCAGCGGGATCTGATCTGTGTTTTAATGAACATCTCTACCTCAGCTTTCTGGCATTCATTTGCTATTGTGGCTAAACCAATTCTGGAAAGTGACTGTCCACTATATTAGGTTTCTCATGTTGGCGTTATGGCAATATTTTGAACATACGCTGTAGCTGTGTTCCATATCGAGTGCACATAGTCATGTGGATCTGACTTTGAGGTTTGTGTTGGCTGTCGTATGCAAACTGCATCCAACTGTGTCAGTGGGTACTTTGCACAGTGACCTGTGGAACTACTATTAAGTATTTcgttaaatgtacaaaaaataatTCGTTTTTATTGACAACACAACTACAATTCATAGAAAAGAATAATTTCTCATTGTAATTGCAACATTTCTGTTAATGATGTAGAACAGCCTGGAGgatttttaaaacaatgaaatgtttgtGAGATTGCGATAGATGAGACAGACCACAGGGCCAAAGCTCAGGTATGAGACTGTGGTGTTGTACTTCGGGGCAGCTGACTCTCAGCTGAACTGCCTATGTATAAGGGGGGTTCGATTCCTAGCCATAAGTTTTCCAGCATTGTAATTCCTACATCTATATATTCCGTTTGTGTGCCCTCTtgttaaagaacaaaaaacaaacaaacaaacaaacatgaagggCAGCATACGGGCTCTTTCTTTTAAAGCAGTGTGATTGTTGTCAACACGTAAGCATGGCCAATCCTTAGCTAACCTTCTGTTCAAAGCAGTGTACTCTGTAATTATTTGGTACCTTAAGAAATCATGTCAAACTTAATGCAGATGTTTTTATATTCCTACATTACACCTGCTCTCTTAATTAGCCATTTCTGTTTCACTATTACTTAGCCAAAGTCTATTCTGTTTGGCCCAGGTGTGTTGCTTTGCCACCTGTTTAAATGGTAGTCTATCCATAACATGTAAGGCTGTTGTTGCTCAGAAATCAGAATAAAATTATCTCTAGAAGGGCTAATGGTGCTCCTTTGTGCTTCCTCCCTTTTCACAGGTGGAGTCATTCATCCTGGACCAGGAAGACCTAGATAACCCCATCATGAAGACAGcgtcagagctgctgttgtcCAGCGCCACAGATGGCGTAGACTTGAGAACTGTTGACCCAGAGACACAGGCCCGCCTTGAAGCCCTGTTGGAGGCTGCAGGTAACGGTTCCTTCTGAAATTGGTCCAGCTTGACAAAACCTAACCCCTGTTAGTAATACTTGACCAGTACCCTATTAGCCATACCTGTCTAACTAACTTCAATCTGTGCTTTGTCTCAGAATCAGTTGGGTggatctgtctctttctgcctccagttttctttt
Encoded here:
- the LOC115366447 gene encoding heterogeneous nuclear ribonucleoprotein H isoform X2, yielding MADEGYVVRIRGLPWSCSVDEVQRFFSDCKIANNGSSIHFTYTREGRPSGEAFVELETEEDLKIAVKKDRETMGHRYVEVFKSNNVEMDWVMKHTGPNCPETAGDGLVRLRGLPFGCSKEEIVQFFSGLEIVPNGITLPVDIQGRSTGEAFVQFASQDIAEKALKKHKERIGHRYIEIFKSSRAEVRTHYEPQRKPMGMQRPGPYDRPSGGRGYNMMGRGGSYDRMRRGGYGGGVSDGRYGDGGSSFQSTTGHCVHMRGLPYRATETDIYNFFSPLNPVRVHIEIGPDGRVTGEADVEFATHEDAVAAMSKDKANMQHRYVELFLNSTAGGSNGAYGNQMMGGMGNQSSYSGGQLSSGYSGGYSSQGSMGGYSDYIR
- the LOC115366447 gene encoding heterogeneous nuclear ribonucleoprotein H isoform X1, with protein sequence MADEGYVVRIRGLPWSCSVDEVQRFFSDCKIANNGSSIHFTYTREGRPSGEAFVELETEEDLKIAVKKDRETMGHRYVEVFKSNNVEMDWVMKHTGPNCPETAGDGLVRLRGLPFGCSKEEIVQFFSGLEIVPNGITLPVDIQGRSTGEAFVQFASQDIAEKALKKHKERIGHRYIEIFKSSRAEVRTHYEPQRKPMGMQRPGPYDRPSGGRGYNMMGRGGSYDRMRRGGYGGGVSDGRYGDGGSSFQSTTGHCVHMRGLPYRATETDIYNFFSPLNPVRVHIEIGPDGRVTGEADVEFATHEDAVAAMSKDKANMQHRYVELFLNSTAGGSNGAYGNQMMGGMGNQSSYSGGQLSSGYSGGYSSQGSMGGYSDYSNQSGMNSSYYGGGGGGGSRGSMNGLGGGWGM